One window of the Montipora foliosa isolate CH-2021 chromosome 4, ASM3666993v2, whole genome shotgun sequence genome contains the following:
- the LOC138001468 gene encoding uncharacterized protein: MGSGAKLNQSKSKGLWPSSWSGRDDPPVPLDWTFDKIKVIGVFIGPGDLEEANWRPRIDAVDNVLSSWRQRFLSYGGRALVINALALSRVWYVASLIHVPSWVFSELLKLIFSFFWKGKRDLVSHTVVLQPPSAGGFSVVDLRLKVAALLVQWVRRFAVSPCSWVSFLSFWCSSRFCASVLHVLSRPDAFSPKSFPPFYCALLSAWRLVDGSFSRRSSLVIASLSPHHVTPVSSISCKSTYLFLLFEDRPTPHCVDKFFPQFGTLYWPSTWSQLFFFEQDCPVIDLNWKVAHGVLYTPDRLIGFGYSVDPSCFCSSAPECPSHLFFSCPLAQSVLSWLQSLLFMFSSSSPSLVCRHVLFGFSPDEIRRVPRIFVYMLGVYKYFIWLARNDYRFRNVHPGALKVVAKVRSRVKFHLPLLFKRFKSPRRLRYFHRQWGASGVIGSVRNGPFYLAGF, from the coding sequence ATGGGCTCCGGCGCTAAACTGAATCAGTCTAAATCTAAGGGTCTGTGGCCCAGTTCATGGTCTGGCAGGGATGACCCTCCAGTTCCCTTGGACTGGACCTTCGATAAAATTAAAGTGATTGGTGTTTTCATCGGTCCTGGAGATCTCGAAGAGGCAAACTGGAGACCAAGGATTGACGCCGTGGACAATGTCCTGAGTTCTTGGAGGCAACGTTTCCTGTCCTATGGTGGGAGGGCTCTTGTCATCAATGCACTCGCCCTTTCTAGAGTCTGGTACGTTGCCTCCCTGATCCATGTTCCATCTTGGGTTTTCTCGGAGCTGCTCAAGCTTATTTTTAGTTTCTTCTGGAAGGGCAAGCGTGATTTAGTCTCCCATACCGTCGTTCTTCAACCCCCTTCTGCTGGCGGTTTTTCCGTGGTTGACCTTCGTTTGAAGGTTGCAGCCCTCCTTGTTCAGTGGGTTCGACGCTTTGCCGTTTCTCCATGCAGCTGGGTCTCCTTCCTCTCTTTTTGGTGTTCCTCTCGCTTTTGTGCCTCTGTCCTCCATGTCCTGTCCCGCCCTGATGCCTTTTCCCCCAAGTCCTTTCCCCCCTTTTATTGTGCCCTTTTATCCGCTTGGCGTTTGGTTGATGGCTCTTTTTCTCGTCGTTCGTCCCTCGTTATTGCGTCTTTGTCCCCCCACCATGTGACCCCAGTCTCCTCTATTTCTTGTAAGTCTACCTACCTGTTCTTGCTCTTTGAGGACCGCCCAACCCCCCATTGTGTCGACAAGTTTTTTCCACAGTTTGGTACACTCTATTGGCCTTCGACTTGGTCACAGTTATTCTTCTTTGAGCAAGATTGCCCCGTCATTGACCTGAACTGGAAAGTCGCCCACGGCGTCCTCTACACCCCTGATCGCTTGATTGGGTTTGGGTACTCAGTTGACCCCTCTTGCTTTTGCAGTTCGGCCCCTGAGTGCCCTTCCCACTTGTTCTTCTCCTGTCCTCTTGCCCAGAGTGTTCTCTCCTGGTTGCAGTCCCTCTTGTTTATGTTCTCTTCTTCCTCCCCGTCACTAGTCTGCCGTCATGTGCTGTTTGGTTTTAGCCCCGATGAGATTCGTCGTGTCCCCCGTATCTTTGTATACATGCTTGGTGTTTATAAATACTTTATCTGGCTTGCCCGTAATGACTACCGCTTCCGCAATGTGCATCCTGGTGCTTTGAAGGTTGTTGCAAAGGTGCGCTCCCGAGTCAAGTTTCACCTCCCTCTTTTGTTCAAACGGTTTAAATCTCCCCGTCGCCTCCGCTATTTCCACCGTCAGTGGGGCGCTTCTGGTGTTATTGGCTCCGTTCGTAATGGTCCTTTTTACCTTGCTGGCTTTTAA